GCCGTGATCTCCGTGCCGTCGACCAGAATCCGCCCGGTCGACGGCGCATCAAGCCCGGCAATGAGACCGAGGAGCGTGGACTTGCCGCTCCCCGAGGGCCCCGTAATCGCCGCGAAGCTGCCGGCGTCAATCGACAGCGTGACGGGATGCAGGATGGTCAGGGGGCCGGATCCGCTCGTGACGGTCTTGGAGACTTCGTGCAATGCAATCATGTGTGGACCAACAACGGCTCCAGCGCGCGCCAGACCAGGTCGGCCACGCGGCGCGCCCCCTCGGCATTGGGATGGATGCCGTCTGCCTGGTTGAGCGCGGGATCGCCCGCCACTCCATCGAGCAGGAACGGCAGCAGCGTCGCGCCGTGTTCCTGCGCGACGTCCCGGAACACGGCACGGAAGGCGGAGGTGTACTCGGCGCCCATGTTCGGCGGCGCTTCCATGCCCGCCACGAGCACGATCACGCCGCGCTTCCGAGCGCTCTCGACGATAGCCGTCAGGTTCCTCCGCATTTCGGCGACCGGCAACCCTCGCAGGCCATCGTTCGCGCCGAGGGCGACCACGAGTACATGGACGTCATCGGAGAGCACCCAGTTCAGTCGCCTGAGCCCGCCCGCGCTCGTATCGCCTGAAACGCCCGCGTTGACGACGTCGAACGGCAACTGCGCCCGGTTGATTCGCTGCTGCAGCAGCGCCGGGAAGGCTTGATCGGCCGGCAGGCCCAGCCCCGCCGTGAGGCTGTCGCCAAGCACCACGATTTTCAGGCGAGAGTGCGGCGCAGCGGCCTCGCGCCCTGCCGGGCTTGTCTTCGGGAGCGGCGCATCGCTCTGCCCGCATCCGGGGGCGCCGGCGAGCAACGCAAGGGCGACGAGAAAGGCAGAAGCGTAACGCAATGAGCCTATGGTACTTCAGGCGCTGGACCGCCCAAATAGGTCGGATATAGAGTCACCCGCCGCCGAGCCCGGACCGGCCGGCGGATCGGTCCGCGGCCGCGTCGTCGACGCGAGCGGCGGCGTCATCGTCGGCGCGGAGGTGCAGCTCGAGCCGGCCGCGGGTGGCGCGACGGTTTCCGCCACGACCGATCGCGAAGGGTACGCCTTCGAGGCGGTGGCGCCCGGCGCGTACCTCGTGACCGTTCGCCACGCGTGGCCGCGCTCGCATCCGTTGCGCTGCTCTCCGCACTCGGGCCCGCGTGGCTTGCGGCCGGCTCGAGCTGGGCCTTTCCGGGCAGGCTTCTTGCTCGATCCGTCCTTTTGAAACGGAGGGCAGATGCCAACGGTGGTGAAGGATCGGGTGCGGATCGCCGCGATCGCAGATCTGCACTACACGCGCACGAGCCAGGGCAGCTATCAGCCCCTGTTCACACGGGTTACCGAAGACGCTGACATCCTGCTGCTCTGCGGCGATCTCACCGACTACGGGCTCGGAGACGAGGCGCGCCTGCTCGCCAAAGAGATCACGGCCTCGCTGAAGATTCCCGCCGTCGCCGTGCTCGGCAACCACGATTACGAGGCCGACCAGCAGCTCGAGATCCGCGACATCCTGTCCGGGGCCGGCGTGGTCGTGCTGGACGGCGATACGTACGAGCTGCACGGCGTCGGCTTCGCGGGCGTGAAAGGATTCGCCGGGGGCTTCGATCGCGGAACCCTGGGGCCGTGGGGTGAAGCCGCGGTGAAAGCGTTCGTCCGTGAAGCCGTGGACGAGGCGCTGAAGCTCGAGACCGCGCTGGCGCGACTGCGCACCGACACGCGCATCGCCATCCTCCATTACTCCCCGATCCGGTCCACAGTCGAGGGAGAGCCCGCGGAGATCTTTCCGTTCCTTGGCTGCAGCCGGCTCGAAGAGCCGATCACGCGGTACCCGGTCACTGCCGTGTTCCACGGGCACGCGCACCACGGCAGGGCCGAGGGGCGCACCCGCAACCAGGTGCCGGTCTACAACGTCTCGATGACGCTGCTGCGGCACCTGATGCCGGACAAGCCGTATCGGATCATCGAGGTTTCACGACCGGCAGCGAGCGCGACCCGCTGCCGATCGGCGAGTGGACAGTGACCGACATCCTGTGGAATCCACCATTCCACTACAACCCCGATCTCTTCTGGGACGCGGACCCCGGCACGCCGGAACCCGCGGCGGTCGGCAAGACCGCATCCCACGGCTGCGTTCGGCTCACGAATTGGGATGCGGCCCGCCTCGCCGCCCTCGCGCGACCGGGAACGCGGGTGATCTTCGAGCCATGACATTCCGGCCGCGGTATCCGAGACTCGTCATCGCCGTGCTCGGCTTCGCGAGCGGGGTCTTTGCGACGGCGTTGTTCGTCTGGCAGCAAGGGCCGTTCGTCATCGCGGCGCCGGAGCGCGCCGTCGGCGTCCAACGCGTGGCCTCCCCGGCCGACGCGCCCCCTGCGCCGGAGGGAACGTCCGGCAAGCCGGTGAACGCGGCGCGCGAGCTTGACGACCGGGGGCTCATGGTCCCCGTCGAAGGCGTGCAGCGCGAGGCGCTGGTCCAGACCTTTGACGATGCCCGCGGCGGCGGGCGCCGGCACGACGCGCTGGACATCCTCGCGCCGAGGCACACGCCCGTGCTGGCGGTCGAAGACGGCGTCGCCGCGCGACTGTTCAGGAGCGCGCAGGGGGGCATCACCATTTACCAGTACGATCCGTCGCACGAGTACGTCTATTACTACGCCCACCTGGACCGGTATGCCGAGAATCTCAACGAAGGGGATCGCGTCAGCCGCGGGCAGGTGATCGGCTACGTGGGCACGAGCGGCAACGCCACGAAGGGCACGCCGCATCTGCACTTCGCGATCTTCAAGATGACGGACGAAAAGCGGTGGTGGGAGGGAACCCCGATCGACCCTTACGAGATCCTGCGCAGGCGGTAGCCGGCCCTACACGGCGATGCGACGAGCCTGGCGCGGACGGGCATCCGGTACCCGCCAGCCTTGCGAGAGAAGCGCGTCGCGGAGCCTGAGCGACCGCTCCATCAGCACCGTGGCGTCGGTGAACGCCTCGACCTGCTCGCTGCCGTCGGGATGCGTGATGACCAGCTCGTACTCGGTGCCCTCTGTTGCGCGCCGAATCTCGTAGGAGAGGCGTGCCTGCTGGCGCTCGAAGAACCAGATCATGCCGCAGGATGTATCGGCCGCAGCGGCGTGGGCTTTAGGCACGAGGCGCCACGCGGGGTT
This portion of the Acidobacteriota bacterium genome encodes:
- a CDS encoding L,D-transpeptidase family protein; protein product: MPIGEWTVTDILWNPPFHYNPDLFWDADPGTPEPAAVGKTASHGCVRLTNWDAARLAALARPGTRVIFEP
- a CDS encoding M23 family metallopeptidase, which translates into the protein MTFRPRYPRLVIAVLGFASGVFATALFVWQQGPFVIAAPERAVGVQRVASPADAPPAPEGTSGKPVNAARELDDRGLMVPVEGVQREALVQTFDDARGGGRRHDALDILAPRHTPVLAVEDGVAARLFRSAQGGITIYQYDPSHEYVYYYAHLDRYAENLNEGDRVSRGQVIGYVGTSGNATKGTPHLHFAIFKMTDEKRWWEGTPIDPYEILRRR
- a CDS encoding arylesterase, which codes for MLAGAPGCGQSDAPLPKTSPAGREAAAPHSRLKIVVLGDSLTAGLGLPADQAFPALLQQRINRAQLPFDVVNAGVSGDTSAGGLRRLNWVLSDDVHVLVVALGANDGLRGLPVAEMRRNLTAIVESARKRGVIVLVAGMEAPPNMGAEYTSAFRAVFRDVAQEHGATLLPFLLDGVAGDPALNQADGIHPNAEGARRVADLVWRALEPLLVHT
- a CDS encoding carboxypeptidase regulatory-like domain-containing protein translates to MVLQALDRPNRSDIESPAAEPGPAGGSVRGRVVDASGGVIVGAEVQLEPAAGGATVSATTDREGYAFEAVAPGAYLVTVRHAWPRSHPLRCSPHSGPRGLRPARAGPFRAGFLLDPSF
- a CDS encoding metallophosphoesterase, whose amino-acid sequence is MPTVVKDRVRIAAIADLHYTRTSQGSYQPLFTRVTEDADILLLCGDLTDYGLGDEARLLAKEITASLKIPAVAVLGNHDYEADQQLEIRDILSGAGVVVLDGDTYELHGVGFAGVKGFAGGFDRGTLGPWGEAAVKAFVREAVDEALKLETALARLRTDTRIAILHYSPIRSTVEGEPAEIFPFLGCSRLEEPITRYPVTAVFHGHAHHGRAEGRTRNQVPVYNVSMTLLRHLMPDKPYRIIEVSRPAASATRCRSASGQ